The Verrucomicrobiota bacterium nucleotide sequence CCCAATCTTTCCCCGACGGAACTGGCTGAATTGAAAGAGTGGCCAAGTGGTCAGGGACAGATAATTGGTCCTTCCCATGAACCCGTCTCCCGGACCGTGGCCTTTAGGCTGCTTCAACGTTCGATTCCGGAGAGTGCGCGGAAGTAAGCTACTGGTACAGTTCGCTGGTGAAACGAAGCGTCCGATGAACCCCATGTTGAATTGAAACCCGACGCAACACTTGAATTGGATCCCTATCGGCGCGATCCCAATTTTCACCTCGATCCCCCGAAGAGCTTCGGCGGAATGATTCGCTATTTCGGGCCGGGCCTCATTTTGACGGCCTCCGTGGTTGGTTCGGGCGAATTGATCGCGACGACGAGCCTGGGCGCAAAGGTGGGTTTTGTCGCGCTGTGGCTGGTTTTGGTGAGCTGCGTGATCAAGGTGGCCGTCCAGCTCATGATTGGCCGCTACGCGATTTTTTCCGGCGAGACGACGCTGCAATTCATGAATGACCTCCCTGGCCCTCGTCTCCGGGCGTCGTGGTTCATCTGGTGCCACTTCTTGATGCTGATGATGGTGAACTTTCAGCAGGGCGCCATGCTCGGCGGCGTGGGGCAGGTTCTTCATCTTGTCGTGCCGCAACTCAGCGTGACCGCCTGGGCCTTGCTCACGGCCATCGTGACGATTCTGCTCTTGATCGGCGGGAGATATCGCTTGATCGAAAATGGTTCAACCGGGCTCGTCGCGATCCTTACCCTGGCGACGCTGCTTTGTGTGGGGCTTCTTCAGCGCACCGAATATTCCGTCTCCGCCGCGGACTTGTGGTCGGGCTTGAAATTCGACTTGCCAACCGGAGGCGTCGCAATCGCCGTGGCGATGTTTGGCATTACGGGAATCGGAACCAACGAACTGATCTTCTATCCCTACTGGTGCATCGAGAAAGGCTACGCGCGAGCCGTGGGGGTATGCGACGGTTCGGACGCCTGGCACGCGCGTGCCAGGGGCTGGATTCGGACGATGAATTGGGACGCGCTCTTCGCGATGCTCATTTACACCGTGACGACCCTGGCCTTTTTCATTCTGGGCGCCTCGGTATTGCACTCGGCAAAAGTTCTGCCCGAAGGAATGGAAATGGTCCAAACCCTTTCCAGGATGTACACGGAGGTGCTCGGCGTCTGGGCTTTCTACCTGTTTCTGGTCGGCGCCTTCGCGGTTTTGTATTCGACGATTTTCGTGAGCGTCGCCGGGAACGCGCGCATGTTCGTCGATTGCTTGCACCTCATGGGCTTTATCCAGGTGAAGGATTACACGGATCGCAAGCGCTGGATTCGGGTGCTGGTCATCATCCAGCCCCTGTTCCATTTCGCGCTGTTTCTGGCTTTCAAGCTGCCGCTCTGGATGGTGGTAGTGGGCGGCACCGCTCAGGCGGTCATGCTGCCTGCCGTCGCCCTGGCTGCGCTTCATCTCCGGCATCGCCGGCTGGATCCGAAACTTGCCCCGCCGAGGAGCCTGGACGTGCTCTTGTGGATTTCCTGCGCCGCGATCATCGTCATCACCCTTTACGGACTCGGGGTGCAAATTGCGGATTGGCTGAAGCCAGGCTGAAGCCGGCGACATCCGCAGGGCTGTTGACAAGGGAGCGCAGATTTTCAATCTGCCGTATCGCCGAATTGCATTCGGCAAGGCGTCGGGAAATCCAAGCACGCCCAACTCGCCGAGACCCTATGCGGATTGCAAATCCGCGATACAGCAGAATTCAATTCTGCGCTA carries:
- a CDS encoding divalent metal cation transporter, producing the protein MKPDATLELDPYRRDPNFHLDPPKSFGGMIRYFGPGLILTASVVGSGELIATTSLGAKVGFVALWLVLVSCVIKVAVQLMIGRYAIFSGETTLQFMNDLPGPRLRASWFIWCHFLMLMMVNFQQGAMLGGVGQVLHLVVPQLSVTAWALLTAIVTILLLIGGRYRLIENGSTGLVAILTLATLLCVGLLQRTEYSVSAADLWSGLKFDLPTGGVAIAVAMFGITGIGTNELIFYPYWCIEKGYARAVGVCDGSDAWHARARGWIRTMNWDALFAMLIYTVTTLAFFILGASVLHSAKVLPEGMEMVQTLSRMYTEVLGVWAFYLFLVGAFAVLYSTIFVSVAGNARMFVDCLHLMGFIQVKDYTDRKRWIRVLVIIQPLFHFALFLAFKLPLWMVVVGGTAQAVMLPAVALAALHLRHRRLDPKLAPPRSLDVLLWISCAAIIVITLYGLGVQIADWLKPG